In Rhizobium lusitanum, a genomic segment contains:
- a CDS encoding efflux RND transporter periplasmic adaptor subunit, translated as MKRRYALASVAIAAAAAAAAAFFLISETSGREALAADPRTATPLVMVAEAKKTETAERSFTGTVASRIQSNLGFRVPGKIVQRLVDVGQQVKQGQPLMHIDETDLQLALTAKRNTVVAAQAVLFQAQADEKRYAALVKNGLAATPQRYEQAKASLDTATAQLAAAEADAKVAENAAAYSVLFADSDGTVVNTLGDPGQVVAAGQTVVQLAQAGPREAVVWLPETLRPQVGSEVEASVYGGDGLSGKAQLRQISDAADPQTRTYEARYVLNGAAASAPLGSTVTISILDAGRQSEVAVPVGSILDDGNRTGVWVVDSGTSTVKFTPVEIKRIGEETAFITGIGVGQQVVALGAHLLENGAAVRIASQQEVKK; from the coding sequence ATGAAACGCAGATATGCTCTGGCCTCTGTAGCAATCGCGGCAGCAGCGGCTGCCGCCGCGGCCTTTTTCCTAATCTCCGAAACGTCCGGACGGGAAGCCCTGGCTGCAGACCCGCGGACAGCTACCCCGTTGGTCATGGTGGCGGAGGCAAAGAAGACTGAAACAGCCGAGCGGTCCTTTACCGGCACGGTCGCTTCCCGGATACAGAGCAACCTCGGGTTCCGGGTTCCAGGCAAGATCGTCCAGCGGCTGGTCGATGTGGGTCAGCAGGTGAAACAAGGTCAACCGCTGATGCACATTGATGAAACAGATCTTCAGCTCGCCCTGACAGCGAAACGTAATACGGTCGTTGCAGCGCAGGCTGTTCTGTTCCAGGCACAAGCCGACGAGAAACGCTATGCGGCACTGGTAAAGAACGGGTTGGCTGCCACACCTCAACGCTATGAACAGGCGAAAGCGTCACTCGACACGGCCACAGCACAGCTTGCCGCGGCTGAAGCCGACGCCAAGGTCGCAGAAAATGCAGCGGCCTACTCCGTCCTGTTTGCAGACTCGGACGGAACGGTCGTCAATACGCTAGGAGATCCCGGACAAGTGGTGGCTGCGGGCCAGACGGTGGTTCAGCTCGCCCAAGCAGGACCGCGTGAAGCCGTCGTCTGGCTACCTGAGACTTTGCGGCCCCAAGTGGGGTCCGAAGTGGAAGCCAGCGTCTATGGAGGCGATGGCCTTAGCGGAAAAGCTCAGCTGCGACAGATCTCGGATGCTGCCGATCCCCAGACCCGCACTTACGAAGCGCGGTACGTTCTCAATGGCGCTGCCGCCTCTGCCCCACTCGGTTCCACAGTGACGATTAGCATCCTGGACGCGGGCAGGCAGTCGGAGGTCGCTGTTCCCGTAGGCTCCATCCTGGACGACGGTAACCGCACGGGTGTGTGGGTTGTCGACAGCGGCACCTCCACGGTGAAGTTCACCCCGGTTGAAATCAAGAGGATCGGCGAGGAGACCGCGTTTATCACCGGAATCGGAGTTGGCCAGCAGGTTGTCGCTCTGGGCGCGCATCTTCTGGAAAATGGTGCGGCTGTCAGGATTGCCTCGCAGCAAGAGGTGAAGAAATGA
- a CDS encoding TetR/AcrR family transcriptional regulator, with translation MRVSRVQAEENRETVINVASRLFREHGFDGIGLKDLMKGAGLTQGAFYKQFSSKDDLAAQASRRAMEGATRRWSAAAADSSNPLEAVMEFYLSPDHRGEKADGCPLVALGADATRQSEEVRRPFEDGIRAHFEVLDELMHEAKGSSPSGKAMAILSLMVGAVTLSRLIEEENLSHDILDAAAGQVRRIAGGEGDA, from the coding sequence ATGAGAGTGAGCCGCGTACAGGCCGAGGAAAATCGCGAAACGGTGATCAACGTCGCAAGCCGACTGTTTCGCGAGCATGGTTTTGATGGGATCGGGCTGAAGGATCTGATGAAAGGTGCCGGCCTGACGCAAGGCGCGTTCTACAAGCAGTTCTCATCGAAGGACGATCTTGCAGCGCAGGCTTCCAGGCGTGCGATGGAAGGCGCCACACGCAGATGGTCAGCAGCGGCTGCAGACAGTTCCAATCCCCTTGAAGCGGTCATGGAGTTTTACCTATCTCCCGACCATCGTGGCGAAAAGGCTGACGGTTGCCCTTTGGTGGCGTTGGGAGCGGATGCAACGCGGCAAAGTGAAGAGGTTCGACGCCCATTCGAGGATGGGATCCGGGCTCACTTCGAGGTTCTGGATGAGCTGATGCACGAAGCCAAAGGCTCCAGTCCGAGCGGCAAGGCAATGGCGATCCTGTCTCTTATGGTGGGTGCTGTCACGCTGTCCCGCCTCATTGAGGAAGAGAATTTGTCGCACGACATCCTCGACGCAGCCGCTGGCCAAGTCAGGCGCATTGCAGGCGGTGAAGGGGATGCTTGA
- the fabF gene encoding beta-ketoacyl-ACP synthase II, with protein MRRIVVTGMGAVSPLGANVGISWSRLLEGRSGIRRLADDVVGDLPSKIGGVVPSIGEDPEGGFDPDSVMAPKDQRKVDRFILFALAAAEEALAQAKWKPLSNDDRLRTATIIASGIGGFPAITEAVRTVDQRGVRRLSPFTVPSFLVNLAAGQISIRFGFKGPLGAPVTACAAGVQAIGDAARLIRSNEADIAICGGTEACMNIVSLGGFAAARSLSTGFNEAPVRASRPFDMSRDGFVMGEGAGVLVIEALSHALARGATPIAELVGYGTTADAHHITSGPEDGNGARRAMEIAIAQAGIAPREIAHLNAHSTSTPVGDLGEIRAIKSIFGSNHAIAVSGTKSATGHLLGAAGGLEAIFTILALRNQIAPPTLNLNAPDPEADGIDFVAHDARRVEMNYAISNGFGFGGVNASAVFRRWPEGSVSRSPSVS; from the coding sequence ATGCGTCGTATCGTTGTTACAGGAATGGGAGCTGTGAGCCCCCTTGGAGCGAATGTGGGTATCTCCTGGTCTCGCCTTCTTGAGGGTCGGAGCGGGATTCGGCGACTGGCGGACGATGTCGTCGGGGATCTTCCGTCCAAGATAGGCGGGGTGGTCCCCTCAATCGGTGAAGATCCCGAAGGAGGTTTTGACCCGGACAGCGTGATGGCTCCGAAGGATCAACGCAAGGTCGATCGATTCATCCTTTTCGCATTGGCGGCCGCTGAAGAGGCGCTTGCTCAAGCGAAGTGGAAGCCGCTTTCGAATGATGACCGCCTGCGAACCGCGACGATCATCGCCTCGGGTATCGGCGGGTTTCCCGCGATAACCGAGGCGGTCCGCACCGTCGATCAACGCGGTGTACGTCGTCTTTCGCCCTTCACGGTGCCGTCGTTCCTCGTCAACCTCGCGGCGGGACAAATTTCGATCCGCTTCGGCTTCAAAGGTCCCCTCGGTGCACCGGTGACAGCGTGCGCGGCCGGTGTCCAGGCGATCGGCGACGCGGCCAGGCTTATCCGTTCAAACGAGGCCGATATTGCCATATGCGGCGGAACGGAAGCCTGCATGAATATCGTCAGTCTCGGTGGTTTTGCCGCGGCCAGATCGTTGTCAACTGGTTTTAATGAGGCCCCCGTTCGCGCATCTCGTCCTTTCGACATGTCGCGTGACGGCTTCGTCATGGGCGAGGGAGCCGGCGTATTGGTCATCGAAGCCCTAAGCCATGCGCTTGCTCGCGGTGCCACCCCGATTGCCGAACTCGTCGGCTACGGCACGACAGCCGACGCCCATCACATTACCTCCGGTCCCGAAGATGGGAATGGTGCGCGCAGAGCCATGGAGATCGCGATTGCGCAAGCGGGAATAGCCCCGCGTGAAATTGCTCATCTGAATGCGCACTCCACCTCGACACCGGTCGGCGATCTCGGTGAAATCAGAGCCATCAAGAGCATTTTCGGCTCCAACCATGCCATCGCTGTCAGCGGGACGAAATCAGCGACAGGACATCTGCTTGGTGCGGCCGGAGGGCTGGAAGCAATCTTCACGATCCTGGCACTCAGGAACCAGATCGCACCACCGACCCTCAACCTGAATGCTCCAGATCCGGAAGCTGACGGTATCGATTTCGTCGCGCATGATGCGCGGCGCGTAGAGATGAATTACGCAATATCCAATGGCTTCGGCTTTGGCGGAGTCAATGCCAGCGCTGTGTTCCGACGCTGGCCGGAAGGGAGCGTCAGCCGCTCGCCCTCCGTTAGCTGA
- a CDS encoding MurR/RpiR family transcriptional regulator produces the protein MLQDRDRRPPATLQELKYLIAKRQIVFPNGLEQVARQIIDRPEMIAFESAAAIARNCKVSQTTVHRLAQHIGFQTFGEFRAMIRDHLRKTAADRH, from the coding sequence ATGCTACAGGATAGAGACCGCCGTCCCCCCGCGACGCTGCAGGAACTGAAGTACCTGATCGCCAAGCGGCAGATCGTCTTTCCTAACGGTCTCGAACAGGTCGCGAGGCAGATCATAGATCGGCCGGAAATGATTGCTTTCGAAAGTGCCGCTGCGATTGCCCGCAATTGCAAGGTTTCTCAAACGACGGTTCACCGACTTGCACAGCACATCGGCTTTCAAACATTCGGCGAGTTTCGCGCGATGATAAGGGATCATCTTCGCAAGACCGCCGCAGATCGACACTAA
- the iolG gene encoding inositol 2-dehydrogenase, with the protein MIRFGVIGAGRIGKVHAATIAANPKAKLVYVADAFRASAEALAAQTGAEVAEAEDVIKSPGVDAILIATPTPSHADLIEAAARAGKAILCEKPVSLSVERINACLDVVEKNKSTLMIGFNRRFDPNFASVEARLRRGDVGEIEIITITSRDPTPPPADYVKSSGGLFRDMMIHDFDMARFLMGEEFVVVNALGSSLVDKAIGAEGDVDTAAVQMQTASGRIAVITNSRRATYGYDQRIEVHGAGGMLAARNIHATSVELSNATGVSGDPVQYFFLERYAQAYANEINAFIDAIDTGNRSLRPGGLDGLQAQKLAEAATVSWQTGRPVRVD; encoded by the coding sequence ATGATCAGGTTTGGAGTGATCGGCGCTGGCCGGATAGGCAAGGTGCATGCCGCGACCATTGCGGCGAACCCCAAGGCCAAGCTCGTCTATGTGGCGGATGCCTTCAGGGCATCGGCCGAGGCGCTGGCCGCGCAGACGGGCGCCGAGGTTGCCGAGGCGGAAGATGTCATCAAGTCCCCGGGTGTCGATGCGATCCTCATCGCGACGCCGACACCCAGCCACGCCGATCTCATCGAGGCAGCCGCCAGGGCCGGCAAGGCAATCCTCTGCGAGAAGCCGGTGTCCCTGTCGGTCGAGCGCATCAATGCCTGCCTCGACGTCGTCGAGAAGAACAAGTCGACCCTGATGATCGGCTTCAATCGCCGGTTTGACCCGAACTTCGCCAGTGTGGAAGCGCGCCTGCGCCGCGGCGATGTCGGCGAAATCGAGATTATCACGATCACCAGCCGGGACCCCACGCCGCCGCCGGCCGATTACGTCAAATCTTCCGGCGGGCTATTCCGCGACATGATGATCCATGACTTCGATATGGCCCGCTTCCTCATGGGGGAAGAATTCGTCGTCGTGAACGCACTTGGATCATCGCTCGTCGACAAGGCGATCGGGGCCGAAGGCGATGTGGATACTGCCGCCGTACAGATGCAGACGGCATCCGGGCGCATTGCGGTCATCACCAATTCGCGCCGGGCGACCTATGGCTATGACCAGCGCATCGAAGTCCATGGTGCTGGCGGCATGCTTGCGGCAAGGAATATCCACGCAACCAGCGTAGAGCTTTCCAATGCGACCGGCGTCAGCGGCGATCCCGTCCAGTATTTCTTCCTCGAACGCTACGCCCAAGCCTACGCCAATGAGATCAACGCCTTCATCGATGCGATCGACACGGGCAATCGGTCGCTGAGGCCCGGTGGGCTTGATGGTCTCCAGGCCCAGAAGTTGGCGGAGGCCGCCACCGTGAGCTGGCAAACGGGCAGGCCGGTGCGGGTCGATTAA